Proteins found in one Oncorhynchus gorbuscha isolate QuinsamMale2020 ecotype Even-year linkage group LG15, OgorEven_v1.0, whole genome shotgun sequence genomic segment:
- the LOC123996849 gene encoding proteasome subunit beta type-5-like encodes MALANVLQSESVDFSNYGRQRHGFASGLYEAELGLESVGGDRLSFALSTSCSNGDGPDRKIEFLHGTTTLAFKFQHGVIVAVDSRATAGSYIASQTVKKVIEINPYLLGTMAGGAADCSFWERLLARQCRVYELRNKERISVAAASKLLANMVYQYKGMGLSMGTMVCGWDKTGPGLYYVDSEGNRVCGDLFAVGSGSMYAYGIVDSGLKQKDLTVEEACDLGRRAIYQATYRDAYSGGQVNLYHVHSEGWTRVSQSDVLMLHQQYQAEKA; translated from the exons ATGGCGCTTGCTAATGTGTTGCAGAGTGAGTCAGTAGATTTTTCCAACTATGGTCGCCAGCGTCATGGCTTCGCCAGTGGTTTGTATGAAGCAGAGTTGGGTTTGGAGTCTGTTGGAGGAGATCGACTCTCTTTCGCTCTGAGCACCTCGTGCTCTAACGGAGATGGACCAGATAGAAAGATTGAATTCCTTCATGGCACAACCACATTAGCCTTCAAA TTCCAGCATGGTGTCATTGTGGCTGTGGACTCCAGAGCCACAGCCGGCTCCTACATCGCCTCCCAGACAGTGAAGAAGGTAATAGAGATCAACCCCTACCTACTGGGCACCATGGCTGGAGGTGCAGCTGACTGCAGTTTCTGGGAGCGCTTGCTGGCCCGCCAGTGCCGCGTCTACGAGCTCCGCAACAAGGAACGCATCTCAGTGGCAGCCGCCTCAAAACTGCTGGCCAACATGGTGTACCAGTACAAAGGCATGGGCCTTAGCATGGGAACCATGGTGTGTGGCTGGGACAAGACTGGACCAG GTCTCTACTACGTGGACTCTGAGGGGAACCGTGTGTGTGGGGACCTGTTTGCAGTGGGCTCTGGCTCCATGTACGCGTATGGCATCGTGGACAGCGGTCTGAAGCAGAAGGACCTGACAGTGGAGGAGGCCTGTGATCTGGGTCGCAGGGCCATCTATCAGGCCACATACCGTGATGCCTACAGTGGTGGACAGGTCAACCTCTACCATGTCCACAGTGAGGGCTGGACCAGAGTGTCCCAGTCAGATGTCCTAATGCTGCACCAACAGTACCAGGCAGAGAAGGCATAG